The genomic region GGATCCGGATTTGCTGTTCCTTGCCGGTGCCCTTGTCCTTGGCGGACACGTTGACGATGCCGTTGGCATCGATGTCGAACGTGACCTCGATCTGAGGCACTCCGCGCGGAGCCGGCGGGATCCCGACCAGGTCGAACTGACCGAGCATCTTGTTGTCCGAGGCCATTTCGCGCTCACCCTGGAACACCCGGATCGTCACCGCGCTCTGGTTGTCGTCGGCGGTCGAAAAGACCTGGCTGCGCTTGGTCGGGATGGTCGTGTTGCGGTCGATCATCCGGGTGAACACGCCGCCGAGTGTCTCGATGCCGAGGCTCAGCGGAGTGACGTCGAGAAGGAGGACGTCCTTGACGTCGCCCTGCAGGACGCCGGCCTGGATGGCGGCGCCCATGGCGACAACCTCGTCCGGGTTCACGCCGGTGTGCGGCTCCTTGCCGAAGAACTCCTTCACCACCTCGCGAACGCGCGGCATTCGGGTCATTCCGCCGACGAGAACGACGTCGGCGATGTCCTTGGCGTCGATTCCGGCGTCCTTGATCGCCTTCCGGCACGGCTCGAGCGTCCGGTCGATAAGGTCTGCGACCAGTTTCTCCAGGTCGGCGCGGGTGATCGTCTCCACCAAGTGAAGCGGAGTGGTCGCGCCGCCTTCCATACGGGCGGTGATGAAGGGCTGATTGATCTCCGTCGTCGAAGCCGATGACAGCTCGATCTTCGCTTTCTCGGCCGCTTCTTTCAGGCGCTGAAGCGCGAGCCGGTCGGTGCGAAGGTCGATGCCTTCCTTCTGCTTGAACCTGTCGGCGAGATAATCGACGATCTTCGCGTCGAAGTCCTCGCCTCCGAGGAAGGTGTCGCCGTTGGTCGACTTCACCTCGAACACGCCGTCGCCGATCTCGAGGATCGAAACGTCGAAGGTGCCGCCGCCAAGGTCGTAGACGGCGATCGTCTTACCGTCCTGCTTATCGAGCCCGTAGGCGAGAGCGGCCGCGGTCGGCTCGTTGATGATGCGAAGGACCTCGAGGCCGGCGATCTGTCCGGCATCCTTGGTCGCCTGCCGCTGTGCGTCGTTGAAATAGGCTGGAACCGTAATCACCGCTTGGGTGACCGTCTCGCCAAGATAGGCCTCGGCGGTTTCCTTCATTTTCTGGAGGATGAAGGCGGAAACCTGCGACGGGCTGTAGTCCTTGCCGCCGGCGTTGACCCACGCGTCGCCGTTCGATCCCTTGACGATCTTGTAGGGCACCAGCTCGGTGTCCTTCTTGGTGATCGGGTCGTCGAAGCGGCGGCCGATAAGGCGCTTCACCGCGAAAATTGTGTTGTCGGGGTTGGTGACCGCCTGCCGCTTCGCGGGCTGGCCGATCAGACGCTCGCCGTCCTTCGTGAAAGCGACGACCGAAGGCGTGGTTCGCGCGCCTTCGCTATTCTCGATAACCTTCGGCTTGCCGCCTTCCATCACGGCGACGCAGCTGTTGGTCGTGCCCAGGTCGATGCCGATTACTTTCGCCATATTCCCTCTCGTCCCCTGTCTCGGCCCTCACGAGAAGTGGCCGAATGCTTGAATTTCTTCGTCGATATAGGTGGCGTTCAAGCGACGACAAGGCTGGCGCTGCTGCCGATTTCTTAACCATAAGATGGCAACAGCGCCTCGGTGGACGGGCTTCGAAACGGCAGCTGGCTTACTCGCGAGCGAGTGATCGCAATCGCGACAATGTCCGCTGTCGCCTCGCTGGTATCGCTCGTCTGGCTGTTCGGCTTCGGCCACGGAACCCTCGATCCGATGGGCCGGCCGCTCGGCACCGATTATTCCCAGGTGTGGGCGGCGGGGAAGATGGCGCTCGGCGGCCACCCCGCCGACGTCTGGTCCTGGCCAAAGCATTTCGCGGTGCAGCAGCAGATCCACCACAGCACGACGGTGGACCTGTACGGCTGGCATTATCCGCCGCCGTTCCTGCTGGTCGCCTCGTTGCTTGCCCTGCTTCCCTACCTTCCGGCGCTGCTTGTCTGGCAGGCGGCGTCGCTCGGCGCATTTGCCGCCCTCATGCGGCGGCTGGTGCCGCGATGGGAGACCGTGCTGCTCGTGGTCGCAGCGCCCGTGACGCTCATCTGCGTCACTCACGGACACAACGGTTTCCTGACGGCCTTCCTGCTCGGCGGAGGGCTGCTTCTACTGGAGCGCAAACCGCTTGCTGCGGGGTTGCTTCTCGGATGTCTCATCTACAAGCCGCAGCTCGCGCTGGTGATCCCGCCTCTCCTTCTGGTCACCCGCAACTGGCGGGCGATCGCCGGCGCCTGCCTTTCGGCCGGGCTGCTGGTGGCCGCCACCCTCCTCTTCTGGGGCTGGCCGGTCTGGCAGGCGTTTCTCGACAGCCTGCCGCTGACCCGCGATGTCGTCCTCGAGCAGGGCCGAACCGGCTGGTACAAGATCATGAGCCCCTTTTCCGCGGTGCGGATGTGGGGTGGAAGCATCGCCCTCGCATACGCGGTTCAGTCGCTAGTGACTGCGGCGGCGGTCGCCGGCGCTCTGTTCCTGGCGCTTCGGGACAACGCGCGCCTACGCAACGCAGCGGTCACGGCCGCAGTCGTCCTCTCCACGCCCTATGTCCTCGATTACGACTTCGTCGTCCTCGGGCTCGGCCTTGCCTGGCTGTGGCGCGACGGTGAGGAGAAAGGTTTCCTCCCGTGGGACCGTTCACTGATGGCGCTCGTCTGGATCGCGCCGCTCGCCGCGCGCCGGATCGCAGAGTTCACCTATTTTCCGCTCGGCCTCATCATCGCAGCGATCATGCTTGCGCTGCCGCTTCGAAGGTCGATCGTCAGGGCATCGCCATTCCGCCGTTCACGTGAAGCGTTTGCCCAGTGACATAACCCGCCTCGCGGCTGGCGAGGTAGACGCAGGCGGCACCGATATCGTCACCGGTTCCCATCTGCCCGGCCGGAATCCGCGACAGGATTCCCTCGCGCTGCTGCTCGTTTAGTGCGTCCGTCATCGCCGAGGTCATGAAGCCCGGAGCGACGCAGTTTGCGGTTACACCGCGGCTCGCAAGCTCCTGCGCCACGGCCTTCGTCATGCCGATCAGCGCGGCCTTTGACGCGACGTAATTCGCCTGGCCCGGATTGCCGGTGACTCCGACGACCGAGGTTATCGAGATGATCCGTCCATAACGCGCCTTCATCATCGGCCTTGCCGCAGCGCGCATCAGCCGAAACGCGGCCTCCAAATTGATGCGAATGACCTCCTCGAATTCGTCGTCCTTCATCCGCATGAGAAGGTTGTCGCGGGTCACTCCGGCATTGTTGACGAGGATGTCGAGCTTGCCGCCTAGAGCGTCGACCGCCGACGGGACCAGCTGGTCGACTGCAGCGCCGTCCGACAGGTTGCAGCCGACGGCGACATGCCCACCACCAAGCTCCTCGCGAAATCGCTCCAGCTTCTCGACATTGCTTCCGGACACCGCGAGCCGCGCGCCCTGCGCCGCAAGTGCCTTGGCAATCGAGCTTCCAAGTCCGCCCGAAGCGCCGGTCACGAGCGCGGTCATTCCTGAAAGGTCGAACATCTATGCGATCTCCTTCGTCAGCGCCTCGATGTCTACGATCGTCACGACACTCGTCACCTTCGCGTCGGGAGCGATGCGCTTGACCATCGCGCCCAGCACCTTTCCGCCAAGCTCGACGAACTCTTCCACTCCGGCATCGGCCATGTTGCCGACGCTTTCCCGCCAGCGGACCATGCCGGTCACCTGATCGACCAGGAGCCCACGGATCGTGTCGGGGTCGGTTTCCGGCTGCGCGGTGACGTTTGCGAACACCGGCACGGCCGGGTCCTCGAGCACCACATAGCTGAGCGCATCGCTGATGGCCTCGGCCGCAGGCTGCATCAGCGGGCAATGGAACGGCGCGGACACGGGCAGAAGCACCGCCCGCTTTGCGCCCATCTCCTTGGCCATCTCGACTGCCCGCTCGATCGCGCCCTTGTGCCCGGAAATCACTACTTGGCTCGGGTCGTTGTCGTTGGCGATGGTGCAGACCTCGCCCTGAGCTGCCGCTTCGGCGATCCGGCGAGCCATTGGCAGGTCCGCACCGAGCAGGGCAGCCATCGCACCCTGCCCCACCGGAACGGCCTGCTGCATCGCCTGGCCGCGCAGCTTGAGCAGCTTGGCAGTGGTGGAAAGGTCGAACGAGCCTGCCGCACAAAGCGCCGAATATTCGCCCAGGCTGTGCCCGGCGACGAACTGCGCCGCCTTCTTGAGACCCACTCCGCCTTCCTTGGTCAGCGCGGTGAAAACAGCCATTGAATGCGCCATGATCGCGGGCTGCGCATTTTCGGTCAGTTTCAGCTCGTCGTCCGGCCCTTCCTTCATGAGCCGGAAGAGGTTCTGGCCCAAGGCTTCGTCGACCTCGGCGAACACGTCGCGGGCCGCCCGACTCGCCTCGGCGAGCGCCGATCCCATGCCGACTGCCTGGCTGCCCTGCCCCGGAAAAAGGAATGCGCGCATTCTCGACCCGCTTTGCTATGGAACTGGCGGGGCGACTAGGCTGGCGAGCGCCGCTTGCCAAGTTGGGGAGAGAAGATGAGCGAGGAACGCACGCCGAGAATGCTCGGCCCGTGGATGACTCTCGCGCTGGTGATCGGCGGCGTCATCGGGTCGGGCATATTCTACCTCCCGATCGCTCTTGCACCGCTTGGCGGAAGCGTTCCGATCGGCTGGCTGATCAGCGGCATCGGAATCATGGCGATGGCCTATTGCGCGTCGCGCATCGTCAGCCCCGACGGCGGCGGCCTTCAGGCCTATGTGGAGCATGAGCTCGGCCCGGGCGTCGGTTTCATCGTCACCTGGATGACATGGTGCTCGACCTGGGTCGGAATTCCGGCGGTCGCGCTCGCCGCCTCGGCGGCACTCGGCACCGCCTTTCCCCTCGTCGCACGACACCTTGTCGTCATGTCCTTCCTGTTCACGACGATTTTCGCGCTCATCAACCTACGCGGCATCCGGGCGACGGGCGAAGTCGCAATCGTCACCGTTCTCATCAAAGTCCTGCCGCTGGCCGCCGTCATCGCCATCGCAGCGATGCTGGGCGCGAGCGGCGGGCCGGTACATCCCATCAACGTTCCCCCGCCGACTTTCGGGAATATCGCGACCGCCTCGGCGTTGTGCCTCTTCGCTCTAACCGGCTTCGAGTTCGCGATGTCGCCGGTCGGCAAGATCCATGAGCCGGAGAAGAACCTCGCGCGCTCGCTCCTCTTCGGGCTGGCGGCGATTGCCGTTCTCTACCTGCTCGTCACCCTGTCGCTCAGCCTGATCATGCCCAATTCGGCGATTGCCAAATCGATCGCCCCGTTTCCGGAGGCGATCGGGACCTATTGGGGCGGCACCGCGGCCATCCTCGCGGCTGCGGCCATGGGAATCAGCGCGCTCGGAACCCTCAATGCCGCCCTGCTCGCCGTGGGTGAGATGCTCTATTCGATGGCATTGCGGCGCGACATGCCGGCGATCTTCGACCGCACGAACCGCTACAATGCGCCCTGGGTCGCGCAGCTGGCCGGCGTAGTGCTGGGGTTCATCCTCCTCGGTCTCAACGCAGCCAAGGGGACGACTCAACTCTTCACCTTCATTACCCTGCTCGCGGCCGACGCCGTCCTCTACCTCTATTCGGCTGCAGCGATCGCGGCGGCAATCAAGGACAGGAGGCCGCTGACCACGATTGCGGCAGCCGTCGGGCTCGTCTTCGTCGTCTACGCTTTCTACGGCTCGGGCCTGGAGGCGTTCCTCCTGTCGCTCGCCCTGCTGGCCGCGGGCGGCGTGCTCTATTTCTTCAGGAAGCCTTCGACCATCCCGGTGCCGGAGGTTGCGGAAGGCGCGCCTCGGGAATGAGCTCGCGGAGCTTCCTTGCGAAGCTTCTCAGGCAGACCTCGCTGGTCCCAAGCGGCCCCGCTTCGTAGCTGGGAGTTTGCATGCCCAGCTGGACGCGCGTGATCAGCTCGGTGTCCTCGGCATTCACCCGCCGGTTGATCCGCCAGTTGAGGTAGCGCGCGGCCGTCATCTCGCGCCGCTCGTCGGGAAGCGCGTAGCTGATCTCGCGGATCACGGTTTCGCCGCCGCTCACCGGAAGGAACTGCATAAAGTCGACTTGGTCCGGGTAGATGTCGAAGGCCACGTTGGGGAACAGCTTGTAATAGAGCCACTTGCGTCGGTGCGACGATGGCAGGTGCTCCGCCTCGGGCAGGAACTTCTGGTAAGCTCGCTCCGAGGGATTGGCGGACGGCTTCTCGACCAAATCGCCTTCCATCCGGTCGACATGATCGTTGGCCTCGATGCGGTAATTCCGCTCGAACAGCCGCGTCAGGCCGGGATGGCCGACGGCGATGTGAAGATGGTCGGAATAATTGTCGGCGATGGTCTTCCAGTTGAGCGGCCTCGGCCGGAGCGTGACGCGCCCGATCGCCCGCAATTCCTCGAAGCCATACGGCGCCACCTCGGATTCGTAGGGCGCCATCATTTCCGCAACCGACGGCGCTCCCGGCTCAAGCGTAATGAACAGGAAGCCGTGCCAATTCTCGAGCGCGACGGGGAAAAGACCATGATCCTCGGTCCGAAGCCCGGGATATTCATGCCGGTGTGGGACCCCGACCAGGCGGCCGTCGCGGGCATAGCTCCAGGCGTGATAGGGGCAGGTCAGGACCTTGGCGCAGCCGCCGGTCCCGTCGACGAGTCGCGAGCCCCGATGCCTGCACACGTTGGAAAAGGCACGAGCTCGGCCGTCGTCGCCGCGGATGACGATCACGCTCTCGCCAAGATAGTCGATCGACCGCCACTCGCCCGGCTTCGCGATCTCGCTCTCGTGGCACACCACTTGCGGAGCGGCGCGAAGAAAGGCCTTCTTCTCGGCCTCGAAGAACTCGGGATCGAAATAGAGCCAGCCGGGAAGGCTCAAATTCTCGAGCGCGTCTGACGCGGATTCGATCGTGCGGAGGTGCGTGGCCATGAGGCTTCTTAGCAGGCCGTCCGGCTCCAGATAAGAAAAACTGGCCCGGGCGGGTGCCCGGACCAGAGTTTCAGATCGACGCTTGTCTAGTCGTTAGCCACGCTCGGGCGTCGGCGGCGGCGGGGGCGGCGGCGGCGGCGGCAGCGGGCACATGTCCGTTGCCAAGATCACCGTGCCGTCGGCGCAGGTCTGGGTCGCCGGCGCAACTGGCGGCGGCGCGGAGACGGCCACCGGAGGCGGCGCAGGCGGAAGCATCGCCGGAGCACCGAAGTTGTAGATCACGCTCGCGAGCAGACTGTGCGAGCTGAATCGGTCGCTGCTGTTGAAGGCAACGCCCGCGTCAGTCAGAGTCGCATTGTCGTTGAAGTCGAGCTTGCCGGTGCGGAAGTAGCGGTACTTCAGCCCCAGATCGACGTTGGCGGTCACAGGCATGCGAACGCCCGCGATGGCCTGATAGGCCCAGGCGCTGTCACGGTCGCCGAGCATCTTGACCCGGGCACGACCGAAGCCGCCGCCGCCGTAGATGCCAACTCCACCGATGTTGAAATCGAGCAGGCCATTGACCATCGCCGAGACGACCGTCGTGTGGTTATTCAGGTCGAAGTCGGTGTTCGCGAGGGTGACTCCCGTTGCGTCTTCATATGCGGCAACGAATCCCGGGCTTAGGCGGAGCGAATCGTTCTTCGCCCGCTTGTAGCCAAGCTCACCTTCGAGCCTGAACATGCCGAAATCGTAGCCGGCGATCGCATCGACATCGAAACCGGTCTTGTGCTTCACCGAGAAGACGTTGTTGAAAGTGGTCGTCGGAAGCGCCGGATCGGTGAAATCTACCGTCGCGTCGACGTTGGTGGACTT from Sphingomonas anseongensis harbors:
- a CDS encoding aromatic ring-hydroxylating oxygenase subunit alpha, coding for MATHLRTIESASDALENLSLPGWLYFDPEFFEAEKKAFLRAAPQVVCHESEIAKPGEWRSIDYLGESVIVIRGDDGRARAFSNVCRHRGSRLVDGTGGCAKVLTCPYHAWSYARDGRLVGVPHRHEYPGLRTEDHGLFPVALENWHGFLFITLEPGAPSVAEMMAPYESEVAPYGFEELRAIGRVTLRPRPLNWKTIADNYSDHLHIAVGHPGLTRLFERNYRIEANDHVDRMEGDLVEKPSANPSERAYQKFLPEAEHLPSSHRRKWLYYKLFPNVAFDIYPDQVDFMQFLPVSGGETVIREISYALPDERREMTAARYLNWRINRRVNAEDTELITRVQLGMQTPSYEAGPLGTSEVCLRSFARKLRELIPEARLPQPPAPGWSKAS
- the fabG gene encoding 3-oxoacyl-[acyl-carrier-protein] reductase, which produces MFDLSGMTALVTGASGGLGSSIAKALAAQGARLAVSGSNVEKLERFREELGGGHVAVGCNLSDGAAVDQLVPSAVDALGGKLDILVNNAGVTRDNLLMRMKDDEFEEVIRINLEAAFRLMRAAARPMMKARYGRIISITSVVGVTGNPGQANYVASKAALIGMTKAVAQELASRGVTANCVAPGFMTSAMTDALNEQQREGILSRIPAGQMGTGDDIGAACVYLASREAGYVTGQTLHVNGGMAMP
- a CDS encoding outer membrane protein, with protein sequence MRKYLLVAVAAAAIATPALAQSSGPYVGLEGGVLFPKSTNVDATVDFTDPALPTTTFNNVFSVKHKTGFDVDAIAGYDFGMFRLEGELGYKRAKNDSLRLSPGFVAAYEDATGVTLANTDFDLNNHTTVVSAMVNGLLDFNIGGVGIYGGGGFGRARVKMLGDRDSAWAYQAIAGVRMPVTANVDLGLKYRYFRTGKLDFNDNATLTDAGVAFNSSDRFSSHSLLASVIYNFGAPAMLPPAPPPVAVSAPPPVAPATQTCADGTVILATDMCPLPPPPPPPPPPTPERG
- the fabD gene encoding ACP S-malonyltransferase, which codes for MRAFLFPGQGSQAVGMGSALAEASRAARDVFAEVDEALGQNLFRLMKEGPDDELKLTENAQPAIMAHSMAVFTALTKEGGVGLKKAAQFVAGHSLGEYSALCAAGSFDLSTTAKLLKLRGQAMQQAVPVGQGAMAALLGADLPMARRIAEAAAQGEVCTIANDNDPSQVVISGHKGAIERAVEMAKEMGAKRAVLLPVSAPFHCPLMQPAAEAISDALSYVVLEDPAVPVFANVTAQPETDPDTIRGLLVDQVTGMVRWRESVGNMADAGVEEFVELGGKVLGAMVKRIAPDAKVTSVVTIVDIEALTKEIA
- the dnaK gene encoding molecular chaperone DnaK, which codes for MAKVIGIDLGTTNSCVAVMEGGKPKVIENSEGARTTPSVVAFTKDGERLIGQPAKRQAVTNPDNTIFAVKRLIGRRFDDPITKKDTELVPYKIVKGSNGDAWVNAGGKDYSPSQVSAFILQKMKETAEAYLGETVTQAVITVPAYFNDAQRQATKDAGQIAGLEVLRIINEPTAAALAYGLDKQDGKTIAVYDLGGGTFDVSILEIGDGVFEVKSTNGDTFLGGEDFDAKIVDYLADRFKQKEGIDLRTDRLALQRLKEAAEKAKIELSSASTTEINQPFITARMEGGATTPLHLVETITRADLEKLVADLIDRTLEPCRKAIKDAGIDAKDIADVVLVGGMTRMPRVREVVKEFFGKEPHTGVNPDEVVAMGAAIQAGVLQGDVKDVLLLDVTPLSLGIETLGGVFTRMIDRNTTIPTKRSQVFSTADDNQSAVTIRVFQGEREMASDNKMLGQFDLVGIPPAPRGVPQIEVTFDIDANGIVNVSAKDKGTGKEQQIRIQASGGLADEDIEKMVKEAEQFAEEDKKRKAAAEAKNNAESLIHTTERQLSEHGDKVEPAIKTEIETALSEAKAAVESGDPDQMTEKTNALTQAAMKMGEAMYKAQQAETEAAAGPDAGTSPPEGEGAASDEEVVDAEFSEVDEENKG
- a CDS encoding glycosyltransferase family 87 protein, with protein sequence MDGLRNGSWLTRERVIAIATMSAVASLVSLVWLFGFGHGTLDPMGRPLGTDYSQVWAAGKMALGGHPADVWSWPKHFAVQQQIHHSTTVDLYGWHYPPPFLLVASLLALLPYLPALLVWQAASLGAFAALMRRLVPRWETVLLVVAAPVTLICVTHGHNGFLTAFLLGGGLLLLERKPLAAGLLLGCLIYKPQLALVIPPLLLVTRNWRAIAGACLSAGLLVAATLLFWGWPVWQAFLDSLPLTRDVVLEQGRTGWYKIMSPFSAVRMWGGSIALAYAVQSLVTAAAVAGALFLALRDNARLRNAAVTAAVVLSTPYVLDYDFVVLGLGLAWLWRDGEEKGFLPWDRSLMALVWIAPLAARRIAEFTYFPLGLIIAAIMLALPLRRSIVRASPFRRSREAFAQ
- a CDS encoding APC family permease, giving the protein MSEERTPRMLGPWMTLALVIGGVIGSGIFYLPIALAPLGGSVPIGWLISGIGIMAMAYCASRIVSPDGGGLQAYVEHELGPGVGFIVTWMTWCSTWVGIPAVALAASAALGTAFPLVARHLVVMSFLFTTIFALINLRGIRATGEVAIVTVLIKVLPLAAVIAIAAMLGASGGPVHPINVPPPTFGNIATASALCLFALTGFEFAMSPVGKIHEPEKNLARSLLFGLAAIAVLYLLVTLSLSLIMPNSAIAKSIAPFPEAIGTYWGGTAAILAAAAMGISALGTLNAALLAVGEMLYSMALRRDMPAIFDRTNRYNAPWVAQLAGVVLGFILLGLNAAKGTTQLFTFITLLAADAVLYLYSAAAIAAAIKDRRPLTTIAAAVGLVFVVYAFYGSGLEAFLLSLALLAAGGVLYFFRKPSTIPVPEVAEGAPRE